From Synergistales bacterium, one genomic window encodes:
- a CDS encoding nucleotidyltransferase family protein, translating to MTQPVVCIVAEYNPLHNGHAWHIAQSRATSGARAVMVVLSSHFVQRGEPAFLDKWTRTRLALEAGADLVLELPTYFSCSNAGVFGNAAVDIAAATGVVTDMAFGMETPECDLERTVDILVHEPPQFKEALRTNLEAGYSYVEARSRALGSLCPEGEELLRRPNNSLAVAYCMRITARHLGIRPRAIQRRGGGYHSEAPHPMAGASAVRRMVRQGEETDAEKALPAFTWRAVREALEAGRIPLDSDLLWRCVRTVLLRNTPRETAASSEMAEGLEHRLHRAALACTSWEEAVDFCTSRRYPRGRIQRHFIHLLLGITHSFGRRLQRTGPPYIRILGATGRGRTVLKEIKSRAALPILSKAAAPRGTPAYEVVALEHRAAALWENLVPAPQARTEARRSTVVTD from the coding sequence ATGACGCAACCTGTGGTCTGTATTGTTGCGGAATACAACCCGTTGCACAACGGGCACGCCTGGCATATCGCACAGTCCAGGGCAACCAGCGGCGCCCGGGCCGTCATGGTGGTGCTCTCCTCACACTTCGTCCAGCGGGGTGAACCCGCCTTCCTGGACAAGTGGACCCGTACCCGTCTGGCCCTGGAAGCGGGAGCCGATCTCGTCCTGGAGCTTCCCACCTACTTCTCCTGCTCCAACGCGGGGGTCTTCGGCAACGCCGCGGTGGACATCGCCGCCGCGACCGGGGTCGTGACCGACATGGCCTTCGGGATGGAGACACCGGAATGCGATCTGGAGCGGACCGTAGACATTCTAGTGCACGAACCGCCTCAATTCAAGGAAGCGCTCCGCACCAATCTCGAAGCGGGCTACTCCTACGTGGAAGCCCGCTCCCGCGCCCTGGGCTCCCTCTGCCCGGAAGGAGAGGAGCTGCTCCGCAGGCCCAACAACTCCCTGGCCGTGGCCTACTGCATGCGCATCACCGCAAGACACCTGGGCATCCGACCCCGGGCGATCCAGCGCCGGGGCGGCGGCTACCACAGCGAGGCCCCCCATCCCATGGCCGGCGCTTCGGCGGTGCGGCGGATGGTGCGGCAGGGGGAAGAGACCGACGCGGAGAAGGCCCTCCCCGCCTTCACCTGGCGGGCCGTCCGCGAGGCCCTGGAGGCCGGGCGGATTCCCCTGGACTCCGATCTCCTCTGGCGCTGCGTCCGCACGGTGCTGCTCCGGAACACCCCCCGGGAGACGGCAGCCTCCTCGGAGATGGCCGAAGGTCTGGAACACCGTCTCCACCGGGCGGCCCTGGCCTGCACCTCCTGGGAGGAAGCCGTGGATTTCTGCACCTCCCGGCGCTATCCCCGGGGCCGGATCCAGCGTCATTTCATCCATCTGCTGCTCGGGATCACCCACAGCTTCGGCCGTCGTCTCCAGCGGACAGGCCCGCCCTATATCCGGATCCTCGGCGCAACCGGCAGGGGCAGAACAGTGCTGAAGGAGATCAAGAGCCGCGCAGCCCTGCCCATCCTCTCCAAAGCGGCAGCGCCCCGGGGCACCCCTGCCTATGAGGTGGTCGCGCTGGAACACCGGGCCGCCGCACTCTGGGAGAACCTGGTGCCCGCCCCCCAGGCACGCACCGAAGCGCGCCGCAGCACGGTCGTCACCGATTGA
- the coaD gene encoding pantetheine-phosphate adenylyltransferase translates to MIRAVYPGSFDPITNGHLYIAERAATHFDELVVAVLLNPQKQATFSVEEREAMSREALSHMPNVTVTCFEGLLVDFMRQVQSRVVIRGLRALSDFEYEFQLAQMNRQLAPEIETFFIVTEPEYSYLSSSMVKEVYNFGGSVHSMVPPGVFRRMRERFPPVRFNR, encoded by the coding sequence ATGATACGAGCTGTCTATCCGGGATCCTTTGATCCCATTACCAACGGCCATCTGTATATCGCGGAGCGGGCGGCCACCCATTTCGACGAACTGGTGGTGGCCGTCCTGCTGAATCCCCAGAAACAGGCCACCTTCAGCGTGGAGGAGCGGGAGGCCATGTCCCGCGAGGCCTTGAGCCACATGCCCAATGTCACCGTCACCTGCTTCGAGGGACTGCTGGTGGATTTCATGCGCCAGGTGCAGAGCAGGGTGGTGATCCGGGGATTGCGGGCGCTCTCCGACTTCGAGTACGAATTCCAGCTGGCCCAGATGAACAGACAGCTGGCCCCGGAGATCGAGACCTTTTTCATCGTCACCGAACCGGAGTACTCCTATCTGTCCAGCAGCATGGTCAAGGAGGTCTACAACTTCGGGGGTTCCGTGCACAGCATGGTGCCGCCGGGGGTCTTCCGGAGGATGCGGGAGCGTTTCCCGCCGGTGCGGTTCAATCGGTGA
- a CDS encoding RsmD family RNA methyltransferase produces the protein MKPVRPTSRKVLQALFNILGPVTEERVLDLFAGTGRVGGEALRRGAGLVVMVERDRRRAAELRRTAPQGSVEVLAVDVRKSLPLLERRFAPFHVVFADPPYGDGWEQPLLGALFPGIAALLRPRGVFVLEHSSRVVLPETPAGFERRDRTYGETVLTFLERTDLEA, from the coding sequence GTGAAGCCGGTTCGACCGACCTCCCGGAAGGTGCTCCAGGCGCTGTTCAACATACTCGGCCCCGTAACGGAAGAGCGTGTTCTCGATCTCTTCGCCGGAACGGGAAGGGTCGGTGGCGAGGCGCTCCGTCGCGGCGCCGGTCTGGTGGTGATGGTGGAGCGGGACAGACGGCGGGCGGCGGAGCTGCGGCGCACCGCGCCGCAGGGGAGTGTGGAGGTGCTCGCCGTGGATGTCCGCAAGAGCCTCCCCCTTCTGGAACGCCGCTTCGCTCCCTTCCATGTCGTCTTTGCCGACCCCCCCTATGGGGACGGCTGGGAGCAGCCGCTGCTGGGTGCGCTCTTTCCGGGCATTGCGGCGCTGCTCCGACCCCGGGGTGTTTTTGTTCTGGAGCACTCCTCGCGGGTTGTGCTGCCGGAGACACCGGCGGGATTCGAGCGGAGGGACAGGACGTACGGCGAAACGGTGCTCACCTTTCTGGAGCGGACTGACCTGGAGGCGTAG
- a CDS encoding MFS transporter — translation MAGLSKGKQALKPELLLLACTHLVNDIHAAFLPTLLPRLVDSLGITLAQGGLLKSMNGLVHIIGQPVFGHYADASRKPFFIVLGPICTALGLALLPFAPNYGAALLCIAIYSIGSAAFHPQGTGTVGLVVPPEQLAFSLAIFSTGGMLGATLSPLYAIAITETLGLSGLPVILLPPLILLGLFFRFRLDRGISSEKPQSTGVRLLPNVVSVFRQVYRIWSISLARNAANQGIRFFLPTLVASRGGSLFEGGATLFAVTITGTAASILGGKVADRLGKRAFLGLSLTAAPLFILPATLAEGAGSTLLFMGAIACLNATIPVTTALAQERVPHARSLSSSMVMGVAFGLAGFVTYPMGLIADRWSVTLAIQAITFLPWLSLIPLAFSARDHSF, via the coding sequence ATGGCAGGACTCTCGAAAGGCAAACAGGCACTCAAACCGGAACTTCTGCTCCTGGCGTGCACCCATCTGGTCAACGATATCCACGCGGCCTTCCTCCCTACGCTGCTCCCGCGGCTCGTGGACAGCCTGGGGATCACCCTCGCCCAGGGGGGGCTCCTGAAATCAATGAACGGACTGGTCCATATCATCGGGCAGCCTGTCTTCGGCCACTACGCCGACGCCTCGCGCAAACCCTTTTTTATCGTACTTGGGCCGATCTGTACAGCACTGGGCCTCGCCCTGCTGCCCTTTGCGCCGAACTACGGCGCCGCCCTGCTCTGCATCGCCATCTACAGCATCGGCAGTGCCGCCTTCCACCCCCAGGGCACCGGGACGGTAGGCCTGGTGGTGCCGCCGGAGCAGCTGGCCTTTTCACTGGCGATCTTCAGCACCGGCGGCATGCTGGGCGCCACACTCAGCCCGCTCTACGCCATCGCCATCACCGAGACCCTCGGGCTGTCTGGGCTTCCGGTCATCCTCCTCCCACCGCTGATCCTCCTGGGCCTCTTCTTCCGCTTCCGCCTCGACCGGGGGATCTCCTCGGAGAAACCCCAGAGCACAGGGGTACGCCTGCTTCCCAATGTGGTCTCCGTATTCCGACAGGTCTACCGCATCTGGAGCATCTCCCTGGCCCGGAACGCGGCCAACCAGGGGATCCGGTTCTTCCTGCCCACCCTGGTCGCCTCCCGGGGCGGTTCGCTCTTCGAGGGCGGGGCCACACTCTTCGCCGTCACCATCACCGGCACGGCGGCATCCATTCTGGGCGGCAAGGTCGCCGACAGACTGGGGAAGCGTGCGTTCCTGGGGCTCTCGCTGACCGCCGCACCGCTTTTCATCCTGCCGGCGACCCTGGCCGAGGGCGCCGGGTCGACGCTCCTCTTCATGGGGGCCATCGCCTGTCTGAACGCCACCATTCCCGTCACCACGGCGCTGGCCCAGGAACGGGTGCCCCACGCCCGCTCCCTGAGCAGCTCCATGGTCATGGGCGTGGCCTTCGGGCTGGCGGGGTTCGTCACCTATCCCATGGGGCTCATCGCCGACCGGTGGTCGGTCACCCTGGCCATCCAGGCCATCACCTTTCTCCCCTGGCTTTCGCTGATCCCGCTGGCCTTCAGCGCCAGGGACCACTCGTTCTAG